One region of Manis pentadactyla isolate mManPen7 chromosome 9, mManPen7.hap1, whole genome shotgun sequence genomic DNA includes:
- the MRPL21 gene encoding 39S ribosomal protein L21, mitochondrial: MAAAGAGRSRSGPKPRGTRFPAVPGASTHGDRVASASGRGGGKMAAAVVASVLPVTVGRLVSACTRGLLTPSGPRAASLWPASRRFSSHSTSFPQRYVPETSLSSPPWPETVLPDPVEEMRHHAEVVGKVNELIAAGQYGRLFAVVHFASRQWKVTSEDLILIENELDIACGERIRLEKVLLVGADNFTLLGKPLLGKDLVRVEATVIEKTESWPKVNMKFKKRKNYRRKKIIVSPQTVLRINSIDIAPCLC, translated from the exons ATGGCAGCAGCCGGCGCGGGACGGAGCCGCTCAGGTCCAAAGCCGCGCGGGACGAGGTTCCCCGCCGTGCCCGGCGCGTCGACGCACGGGGATCGTGTCGCTTCCGCTTCCGGCAGAGGTGGCGGGAAGATGGCGGCGGCCGTGGTGGCCTCGGTCCTGCCCGTCACCGTCGGGCGGCTGGTGTCCGCGTGCACCCGCGGCCTCCTGACGCCGTCGGGGCCGCGAGCGG CTTCCCTGTGGCCTGCTTCTCGAAGGTTCAGTTCACACAGCACTTCATTTCCACAAAG ATACGTTCCTGAGACATCGCTGAGTTCACCACCTTGGCCAGAAACTGTTCTGCCAGACCCAGTTGAGGAGATGAGACACCACGCAG AGGTCGTGGGGAAGGTGAACGAGCTGATCGCCGCAGGCCAGTACGGCAGGCTCTTTGCTGTGGTGCACTTTGCCAGCCGCCAGTGGAAGGTGACCTCTGAGGACCTGATTTTAATTGAAAATGAACTTGACATTGCATGCGGAGAGAGGATTCGGCTAGAGAAG GTGCTGTTGGTTGGGGCTGACAACTTCACGTTGCTTGGCAAGCCACTCCTTGG AAAAGATCTTGTTCGAGTAGAAGCTACAGTCATAGAAAAGACAGAATCATGGCCAAAAGTCAAcatgaaatttaagaaaaggaaaaactataggaggaaaaaaa TTATTGTGAGCCCACAGACTGTCCTCCGGATCAACTCCATTGACATCGCTCCATGTTTGTGCTGA